In the genome of Pseudomonas bubulae, one region contains:
- a CDS encoding SlyX family protein, whose protein sequence is MTLEARVMDLESRVAFQDDTIQALNDVLVAQQNTVDRLQMQMAALLKRQEEMGGQFESFEEEAPPPHY, encoded by the coding sequence GTGACGCTTGAAGCGCGAGTGATGGACCTTGAAAGCCGCGTGGCTTTTCAGGATGACACCATTCAGGCATTGAATGATGTACTGGTGGCCCAGCAGAACACCGTGGATCGTCTGCAGATGCAGATGGCCGCCTTGCTCAAGCGCCAGGAGGAAATGGGCGGGCAGTTCGAGTCGTTTGAAGAAGAGGCTCCGCCACCGCACTATTGA
- a CDS encoding HIT domain-containing protein translates to MFALDTRLQEDTWLIGDFPLCRLLLSNDSNYPWFILVPRREGITELFQLDDADQQRMWAETTALARVLKESYGADKINVATLGNVVSQLHMHVIVRYRADVAWPGPVWGKHPAKPYAPAEVRAVRDRLASALDASFTISEG, encoded by the coding sequence GATACACGTCTTCAAGAGGATACCTGGCTGATAGGGGACTTCCCCTTGTGCCGCTTGCTGCTTTCCAATGATTCGAATTACCCCTGGTTTATCCTGGTGCCGCGACGCGAGGGTATAACTGAACTGTTTCAATTGGATGACGCCGACCAACAGCGGATGTGGGCTGAGACCACGGCTTTGGCGCGGGTGCTGAAAGAGTCGTACGGTGCGGATAAAATCAATGTTGCCACCCTGGGTAATGTCGTCAGTCAGTTGCACATGCATGTGATTGTTCGTTACCGGGCTGATGTGGCATGGCCAGGGCCTGTCTGGGGCAAGCATCCTGCAAAACCCTATGCGCCGGCAGAGGTGCGTGCTGTCCGGGACAGGCTGGCATCGGCTCTTGATGCAAGTTTTACTATTTCGGAGGGTTGA